In Perca fluviatilis chromosome 11, GENO_Pfluv_1.0, whole genome shotgun sequence, the following proteins share a genomic window:
- the LOC120568324 gene encoding uncharacterized protein LOC120568324: MLFLPAAALCCLCSALAAMAAQLIQEDLTLTRRVGGDVSFRCQGTEQCDSYYVYWYQKRDTETFTRILAIGKNNGDIEKRYNNPQKDYFSAVNKQNGWELQIQKVKLDHSATYYCSCYKSGWWYLIFGSGTKLIVTDEPVVKPVVSVYPAASRAHLEGESALVCRASAMFPPLVKFSWKRRKENGPLEELPPAEREQVEIRESGCSASILLIHQQENSKYKYCCYVQHEGFKIKQEVPASVLSQYQVKLFCLLYTQLIVKSLVYCCGLSLLMILRNKGQSTNCTHAD, translated from the exons ATGCTTttcctcccagctgctgctctgtgctgtctgtgttcAG CGCTGGCTGCCATGGCAGCACAGCTGATTCAGGAGGATTTAACATTGACCAGGAGAGTTGGTGGAGACGTCTCCTTCAGATGTCAAGGCACTGAGCAGTGTGACAGTTACTATGTATACTGGTACcagaagagagacacagaaacattcaCAAGGATTCTTGCTATTGGCAAGAATAATGGTGACATAGAGAAGAGATACAATAATCCTCAGAAAGATTATTTCTCAGCTGTGAATAAACAGAATGGCTGGGAGTTGCAGATCCAGAAGGTTAAACTCGATCATTCAGCCACCTACTACTGCTCCTGTTATAAATCTG GATGGTGGTACTTGATCTTTGGCTCTGGAACTAAACTGATTGTAACAG ATGAGCCGGTAGTGAAGCCCGTGGTGAGCGTGTACCCAGCAGCATCCAGAGCCCACCTGGAGGGGGAGAGCGCCCTGGTGTGTCGTGCCTCAGCCATGTTTCCTCCTCTGGTCAAGTTTTCCTGGAAAAGACGAAAGGAGAATGGTCCTCTGGAGGAGCTGCCCCCTGCTGAGAGAGAGCAGGTGGAGATCAGAGAGTCGGGATGCAGCGCCTCCATCTTGCTAATCCATCAGCAAGAGAACAGCAAATATAAATACTGCTGCTACGTCCAGCACGAGgggtttaaaataaaacaag aggTTCCAGCTTCAGTCCTCTCTCAGTACCAAGTGAAGCTGTTCTGTCTGCTGTACACACAGCTGATAGTGAAGAGTCTGGTGTACTGCTGTGGACTCTCGCTGCTGATGATCCTCAGAAACAAGGGACAGTCCACCAACTGCACACATGCTGACTGA